Proteins encoded within one genomic window of Gammaproteobacteria bacterium:
- a CDS encoding prepilin-type N-terminal cleavage/methylation domain-containing protein → MKSTKGFTLIELMVTLAVAAILIAVAVPNFGQLIADNR, encoded by the coding sequence ATGAAAAGTACAAAGGGCTTCACACTCATCGAATTGATGGTCACGCTTGCCGTGGCGGCGATTCTGATTGCGGTGGCGGTGCCCAACTTTGGTCAGCTGATTGCCGACAACCGA